A genomic window from Nocardioides rotundus includes:
- a CDS encoding 3-hydroxyacyl-CoA dehydrogenase family protein encodes MTSTPESAPREITTVGVIGLGTMGAGIAEVFARNGFDVVGLELNEEGVKRGRQHLEHSTGRAVERGKITADEQSEILGRINLTTEMADLKDAGFVVEAVVENIDVKKQIFADLDGIVDPDAILATNTSSLSVTEISTANSRPGRVIGVHFFNPAPVMKFVEIVRTVVTDPSVLADVQALVARLDKTPVVCGDKAGFIANALLFGYLNHAVAMFEGRYATREDIDASMRFGCGYPMGPLALLDLIGLDTAYEILDTMYRQGRDRLHAPAPILKQMVTAGLLGRKSGRGFYTYEEPDSSQVVPDALTPSADDKPQLRRTVEKVGVVGTGTMASGIVEVFAKAGFDVTYVGRAQAKVDGVVATITKNFDKQIQRDRATEEDKQATLAKVTGTTSLDDLKDVDLVVEAIAEDLQVKTTLFENLDEICKPGAILATTTSSLPIIEMASVTKRPQDVIGMHFFNPAAIMKLVEVVSTVATADDVTETTLALCDKVGKVAVACTDRAGFIVNALLFPYLNDAVKMLEAHYSTADDIDTAMKQGCALPMGPFELLDVVGNDVSLAIQRELYLEFREPGFHPAPLLEHLVTAGYLGRKTGRGFRDYSAA; translated from the coding sequence ATGACCAGCACCCCTGAGAGCGCACCGCGAGAGATCACCACCGTCGGCGTCATCGGCCTGGGCACCATGGGTGCCGGCATCGCCGAGGTGTTCGCCCGCAACGGCTTCGACGTCGTGGGGCTGGAGCTCAACGAGGAGGGCGTCAAGCGCGGCCGCCAGCACCTCGAGCACTCGACCGGCCGGGCGGTGGAGCGGGGCAAGATCACCGCCGACGAGCAGAGCGAGATCCTCGGCCGGATCAACCTCACCACCGAGATGGCCGACCTCAAGGACGCCGGCTTCGTGGTCGAGGCCGTGGTCGAGAACATCGACGTGAAGAAGCAGATCTTCGCCGACCTCGACGGCATCGTGGACCCCGACGCGATCCTGGCGACCAACACGTCCTCGCTGAGCGTCACCGAGATCTCCACCGCCAACAGCCGCCCGGGCCGGGTCATCGGCGTGCACTTCTTCAACCCCGCGCCGGTGATGAAGTTCGTCGAGATCGTGCGCACCGTGGTCACCGACCCGAGCGTGCTGGCCGACGTGCAGGCGCTGGTCGCGCGGCTCGACAAGACCCCCGTCGTCTGCGGCGACAAGGCGGGCTTCATCGCCAACGCGCTGCTCTTCGGCTACCTCAACCACGCGGTCGCGATGTTCGAGGGCCGCTACGCCACCCGTGAGGACATCGACGCCTCGATGCGCTTCGGCTGCGGCTACCCGATGGGGCCGCTGGCGCTGCTGGACCTGATCGGCCTGGACACCGCCTACGAGATCCTGGACACGATGTACCGCCAGGGCCGGGACCGCCTGCACGCGCCCGCACCGATCCTCAAGCAGATGGTCACCGCCGGGCTGCTCGGCCGGAAGTCCGGCCGCGGCTTCTACACCTACGAGGAGCCGGACAGCTCCCAGGTCGTCCCGGACGCGCTCACGCCGTCGGCCGACGACAAGCCGCAGCTGCGCCGTACCGTCGAGAAGGTCGGCGTCGTCGGCACCGGCACCATGGCGTCGGGCATCGTCGAGGTCTTCGCCAAGGCCGGCTTCGACGTGACGTACGTCGGCCGCGCGCAGGCCAAGGTCGACGGCGTGGTCGCCACGATCACCAAGAACTTCGACAAGCAGATCCAGCGCGACCGCGCGACCGAGGAGGACAAGCAGGCGACGCTGGCGAAGGTCACCGGCACCACCTCGCTGGACGACCTCAAGGACGTCGACCTGGTCGTTGAGGCGATCGCGGAGGACCTGCAGGTCAAGACCACGCTGTTCGAGAACCTGGACGAGATCTGCAAGCCGGGCGCGATCCTGGCCACCACCACGTCCTCGCTGCCCATCATCGAGATGGCCTCGGTGACCAAGCGGCCGCAGGACGTCATCGGCATGCACTTCTTCAACCCGGCCGCGATCATGAAGCTGGTCGAGGTCGTCTCCACCGTCGCCACCGCCGACGACGTCACCGAGACCACGCTCGCCCTGTGCGACAAGGTCGGCAAGGTCGCCGTCGCGTGCACCGACCGCGCCGGGTTCATCGTCAACGCGCTGCTGTTCCCCTACCTCAACGACGCGGTGAAGATGCTCGAGGCGCACTACTCGACCGCCGACGACATCGACACCGCGATGAAGCAGGGCTGTGCGCTGCCGATGGGCCCCTTCGAGCTGCTCGACGTGGTCGGCAACGACGTGTCCCTGGCGATCCAGCGCGAGCTCTACCTGGAGTTCCGCGAGCCCGGCTTCCATCCGGCCCCGCTGCTGGAGCACCTGGTGACCGCGGGCTACCTCGGCCGCAAGACCGGCCGCGGGTTCCGCGACTACTCCGCGGCCTGA
- a CDS encoding mycothiol transferase, giving the protein MAFHVAPVDTEREALAGYLAHQQDAFRAVVHGLTEQQARSTPSASALSLAGLVKHVTVVQENWLTGVLHAPEPIPAGVTRGIAERSDRLVPEDTLETLLAGFDDVCARVLAAVEERDPDTPLPAPDAPWFPDETWSVRWVWQHLITELARHAGHADIIRETIDGATMYELVAAHDGIADLPFLQAWQPAEPPYSSGISTVSLIVEDLAKARAWFTELLGAEPYFDNGPYVEWRLGPHDHELGLLDASVAPPHSSAGDAPAVVYLQVPDARAAFARLLELGATEQWPPRDFGGGYVGASVITPFGHVLGVMERGPAQAAE; this is encoded by the coding sequence ATGGCCTTCCACGTCGCCCCGGTCGACACCGAGCGCGAGGCGCTCGCCGGCTATCTCGCCCACCAGCAGGACGCCTTCCGGGCCGTGGTCCACGGCCTCACCGAGCAGCAGGCCCGGTCGACCCCCAGCGCGAGCGCGCTCAGCCTCGCCGGCCTGGTCAAGCACGTGACGGTCGTCCAGGAGAACTGGCTCACCGGGGTGCTGCACGCACCCGAGCCGATCCCTGCCGGCGTCACCCGCGGCATCGCCGAGCGCAGTGACCGGCTCGTGCCCGAGGACACCCTGGAGACGCTGCTCGCCGGCTTCGACGACGTCTGCGCGCGGGTGCTCGCCGCGGTCGAGGAGCGCGACCCCGACACTCCCCTCCCGGCTCCGGACGCGCCCTGGTTCCCCGACGAGACCTGGAGCGTGCGCTGGGTCTGGCAGCACCTGATCACCGAGCTGGCCCGGCACGCGGGTCACGCCGACATCATCCGGGAGACCATCGACGGCGCGACGATGTACGAGCTGGTCGCGGCGCACGACGGGATCGCCGACCTGCCGTTCCTCCAGGCGTGGCAGCCCGCGGAGCCGCCGTACTCCTCCGGCATCAGCACGGTCAGCCTGATCGTGGAGGACCTGGCGAAGGCACGCGCGTGGTTCACCGAGCTGCTCGGGGCGGAGCCGTACTTCGACAACGGCCCGTACGTCGAGTGGCGGCTCGGCCCGCACGACCACGAGCTCGGGCTGCTGGACGCCTCGGTGGCGCCGCCGCACTCATCGGCCGGCGACGCCCCGGCGGTCGTCTACCTCCAGGTGCCCGACGCGCGCGCCGCGTTCGCACGGCTGCTGGAGCTGGGCGCCACCGAGCAGTGGCCTCCGCGCGACTTCGGCGGAGGGTACGTCGGAGCCTCGGTCATCACGCCGTTCGGCCACGTCCTCGGTGTGATGGAGCGCGGCCCGGCTCAGGCCGCGGAGTAG
- the nucS gene encoding endonuclease NucS, translating into MRIVVATCQVDYAGRLTAHLPMATRVLMIKSDGSVLVHSDGGSYKPLNWMSPPCTLREGVTTDPADESREMVEWTVSAAKSDDTLRILIEEILHDSSHDLGIDPGLQKDGVEKHLQELLAEHPATLADGLSLVRREFPTAIGPVDLMCRDEDGLSVAVEIKRRGEIDGVEQLTRYLELLNRDPALTRKGAVRGIFAAQEIKPQARVLATDRGIACATVDYDALRGMDDAEARLF; encoded by the coding sequence ATGAGGATCGTGGTGGCGACCTGCCAGGTGGACTACGCGGGGCGGCTGACGGCGCATCTGCCGATGGCGACCCGGGTGCTGATGATCAAGAGCGACGGGTCGGTGCTCGTGCACTCCGACGGCGGCTCCTACAAGCCGCTGAACTGGATGAGCCCGCCGTGCACGCTGCGCGAGGGCGTGACGACCGACCCCGCCGACGAGTCGCGCGAGATGGTCGAGTGGACGGTGAGCGCCGCCAAGTCCGACGACACGCTGCGGATCCTGATCGAGGAGATCCTGCACGACTCCTCCCACGACCTCGGCATCGACCCGGGCCTGCAGAAGGACGGCGTGGAGAAGCACCTCCAGGAGCTGCTGGCCGAGCACCCGGCCACGCTCGCCGACGGCCTCTCGCTGGTCCGGCGGGAGTTCCCCACCGCGATCGGCCCGGTCGACCTGATGTGCCGCGACGAGGACGGCCTCTCGGTGGCGGTGGAGATCAAGCGGCGCGGGGAGATCGACGGGGTCGAGCAGCTCACCCGATACCTCGAGCTGCTCAACCGGGACCCGGCGCTGACCCGCAAGGGCGCCGTACGCGGCATCTTCGCTGCCCAGGAGATCAAGCCGCAGGCCCGCGTGCTCGCCACCGACCGCGGCATCGCCTGCGCGACCGTCGACTACGACGCCCTCCGCGGGATGGACGACGCCGAGGCCCGGCTCTTCTGA
- a CDS encoding PucR family transcriptional regulator, protein MLTNDPRRRRGVTLRSLAERAGLDLGDLGERADLVLVTGVRRPGEQPRPGDLVLAAPGADLEELAGTAAAVVTDEAVEDAPLPVLTASGAESEALASRLLGCLVDLQAGQMDREDELHRLMHNNVLTGGSVQDLCEELIGFLADVAMVTTSDGRILAAAGPHEQLDSVLAQDWFTDEHRLRVEREPLGLRAPGQDQDRALVGIKAGQLDQGRLLCVRTHGAIFTASDVHLMERAATVAALAITRDQAVAAVEDKYRAEFLRDLLGGRAGGQGDAVEHAAALGWRLDRPVVVVVAETDEDDEHSSRGHTELRQLQGRFAAAWLRAVAARDPVIPVAGYGREVVALLPARGDDEETLREVQALAKVVRGDGGGGRRTFSTGVSRVVESPADVPRGYAEALRSLAVGRQLGGTNAFAHFDRLGVFRLLSLIPDSADLDAFVTETLGPLADPAAPGRQESLTTLRVLLDHNLNVAETARELFVHYNTLRYRIGRLENQVGPFTTDPQLRLELALALRVLQVRGH, encoded by the coding sequence ATGTTGACGAACGACCCGCGGCGGCGTCGCGGGGTGACGCTGCGCAGCCTCGCGGAGCGGGCGGGACTCGACCTGGGCGACCTGGGCGAGCGCGCCGACCTGGTGCTGGTGACGGGAGTACGTCGCCCCGGCGAGCAGCCGCGCCCCGGCGACCTGGTGCTGGCCGCTCCCGGCGCCGACCTCGAGGAGCTGGCCGGCACCGCCGCCGCGGTCGTCACCGACGAGGCTGTCGAGGACGCACCCCTGCCCGTCCTCACCGCCTCGGGTGCGGAGTCCGAGGCGCTGGCCAGCCGGCTCCTGGGCTGCCTGGTCGACCTGCAGGCCGGCCAGATGGACCGCGAGGACGAGCTGCACCGGCTGATGCACAACAACGTGCTCACCGGCGGGTCGGTGCAGGATCTCTGCGAGGAGCTGATCGGCTTCCTCGCCGACGTCGCGATGGTGACCACCTCCGACGGACGGATCCTCGCGGCGGCCGGGCCGCACGAGCAGCTGGACTCCGTGCTCGCGCAGGACTGGTTCACCGACGAGCACCGGCTCCGCGTCGAGCGGGAGCCCCTCGGACTGCGCGCGCCGGGGCAGGACCAGGACCGCGCGCTGGTCGGGATCAAGGCGGGGCAGCTGGACCAGGGGCGGCTGCTGTGCGTGCGCACCCACGGCGCGATCTTCACCGCCAGCGACGTGCACCTGATGGAGCGCGCCGCGACCGTCGCCGCCCTGGCGATCACCCGGGACCAGGCGGTCGCGGCGGTCGAGGACAAGTACCGCGCCGAGTTCCTCCGCGACCTGCTCGGCGGCCGCGCGGGCGGCCAGGGTGACGCGGTCGAGCACGCGGCCGCCCTCGGCTGGCGGCTGGATCGCCCCGTGGTGGTCGTGGTCGCGGAGACCGACGAGGACGACGAGCACAGCAGTCGCGGGCACACCGAGCTGCGGCAGCTGCAGGGCCGGTTCGCCGCCGCCTGGCTCCGTGCGGTGGCCGCGCGCGACCCGGTGATCCCGGTCGCCGGCTACGGCCGGGAGGTGGTCGCCCTGCTGCCCGCCCGAGGGGACGACGAGGAGACGCTGCGCGAGGTGCAGGCGCTGGCCAAGGTGGTGCGCGGCGACGGCGGCGGGGGCCGCCGTACCTTCTCCACCGGCGTCTCCCGGGTGGTGGAGAGCCCCGCGGACGTGCCGCGGGGGTACGCCGAGGCGCTGCGGTCGCTGGCCGTCGGGCGGCAGCTCGGCGGCACCAACGCCTTCGCCCACTTCGACCGGCTCGGGGTCTTCCGGCTGCTCTCGCTGATCCCCGACTCAGCGGATCTCGACGCCTTCGTCACCGAGACGCTGGGGCCGCTGGCCGACCCGGCGGCGCCGGGGCGGCAGGAGTCGCTCACCACGCTCCGGGTGCTGCTGGACCACAACCTGAACGTCGCGGAGACCGCCCGCGAGCTCTTCGTGCACTACAACACCCTGCGCTACCGGATCGGCCGGCTGGAGAACCAGGTCGGCCCCTTCACCACCGACCCGCAGCTGCGGCTGGAGCTCGCGCTGGCGCTGCGGGTGCTCCAGGTCCGCGGCCACTGA
- a CDS encoding GNAT family N-acetyltransferase translates to MSDAVRPARPADLRRIAEIEDSGLAMFEEALGDLTGTPLAAPAPEGGERAAQGGHLLVAGDPPIGFAHVLLVDGHAHLEQLSVEPEHGRRGIGTALLEAACRHAAGEGHGAITLMTYADLAWNAPFYARHGFEESEPLDGYERGLIAHERQLGLPDFGRRVLMRRALRTPGEG, encoded by the coding sequence GTGAGCGACGCCGTACGCCCTGCCCGCCCCGCGGACCTGCGAAGGATCGCGGAGATCGAGGACTCCGGGCTGGCGATGTTCGAGGAGGCGCTGGGCGATCTCACCGGGACGCCCCTGGCGGCGCCGGCCCCCGAGGGCGGGGAGCGGGCGGCGCAGGGCGGCCACCTGCTGGTCGCCGGCGACCCGCCGATCGGGTTCGCGCACGTGCTGCTCGTCGACGGCCATGCGCACCTCGAGCAGCTCTCGGTGGAGCCGGAGCACGGCCGCCGGGGGATTGGTACGGCGCTCCTGGAGGCCGCCTGCCGGCACGCCGCCGGCGAGGGACACGGCGCGATCACCCTGATGACCTACGCCGACCTGGCCTGGAACGCCCCGTTCTACGCCCGCCACGGCTTCGAGGAGTCCGAGCCGCTCGACGGCTATGAGCGCGGGCTGATCGCCCACGAGCGCCAGCTCGGGCTCCCGGACTTCGGACGCCGGGTGCTGATGCGCCGTGCTCTCCGGACACCGGGGGAGGGGTGA
- a CDS encoding helix-turn-helix transcriptional regulator encodes MSDTDPTRRALLLLDLLQSRPVWSGPELAERLGVTTRSVRRDIDRLRSLGYPVQAAPGAGGGYQLGAGKALPPLLLDDQEAVAVAVSLRLAAGGTVAGASEAALRTLTKLDQVMPPRLRSEVRAVQDTTDTLAGGVEVIDGEALLTLARATRDHVRVRFGYVARGGEETERYVEPVRLVATGRRWYLMAWDVDREDWRTFRLDRMSEVAPGTWRFTPREHPDPVAFVQRSVSSAPYRFTAVVRIHAPGDEVRDRVSPAAAEVVDETGTTCVMTTGADSLRYLALELFWFREEIEVLEPPELREELVTVAGQLLRAAGRDA; translated from the coding sequence ATGAGCGACACCGACCCGACCCGGCGAGCGCTGCTCCTGCTCGACCTGCTGCAGTCCCGCCCGGTCTGGAGCGGTCCCGAGCTGGCCGAGCGCCTGGGCGTGACGACCCGGTCCGTACGCCGCGACATCGACCGGCTGCGCTCGCTGGGCTACCCGGTCCAGGCGGCCCCCGGCGCCGGCGGCGGCTACCAGCTCGGCGCGGGCAAGGCGCTGCCGCCGCTGCTGCTCGACGACCAGGAGGCGGTCGCGGTGGCGGTTTCGCTGCGGCTCGCGGCCGGCGGCACGGTCGCCGGCGCCAGCGAGGCCGCGCTGCGCACGCTCACCAAGCTCGACCAGGTGATGCCGCCGCGGCTGCGCTCGGAGGTGCGCGCGGTCCAGGACACCACCGACACCCTGGCCGGAGGGGTCGAGGTGATCGACGGGGAGGCGCTGCTGACGCTGGCCCGCGCGACCCGCGACCACGTGCGGGTGCGGTTCGGCTACGTCGCCCGCGGGGGCGAGGAGACCGAGCGGTACGTCGAGCCCGTGCGGCTGGTCGCCACCGGCCGCCGGTGGTACCTCATGGCCTGGGACGTGGACCGTGAGGACTGGCGCACGTTCCGGCTGGACCGGATGTCCGAGGTCGCCCCCGGCACCTGGCGGTTCACCCCGCGCGAGCACCCCGATCCGGTCGCGTTCGTGCAGCGGTCGGTCTCGAGTGCGCCGTACCGCTTCACCGCCGTGGTCCGCATCCATGCTCCCGGCGACGAGGTGCGCGACCGGGTGAGCCCCGCGGCGGCCGAGGTGGTCGACGAGACCGGCACGACCTGCGTCATGACGACGGGTGCGGACTCGCTGCGCTATCTCGCGCTGGAGCTGTTCTGGTTCCGCGAGGAGATCGAGGTGCTGGAGCCGCCGGAGCTGCGCGAGGAGCTGGTCACCGTCGCCGGGCAGCTGCTCCGCGCCGCCGGCCGCGACGCCTAG
- a CDS encoding GNAT family N-acetyltransferase → MDSTDDMARYGESVLRSERLRLRPLEEQEIGLLEVWWDNPATMGLQTASVLPRPSGSRRELFRSWHSNEDAAAVGFGVERVDDGELIGSVVLYGATYLTQTATFAIILAPEASGRGYGTEATRLMVDYGFRSLPLHRIELSVWAYNTRAVSAYERAGFVLEGRRRQVVFADGAWHDELLMAVLREDWQAGG, encoded by the coding sequence GTGGATTCGACCGATGACATGGCGCGGTACGGCGAGTCGGTGCTCCGCAGCGAGCGACTGCGGCTGCGCCCGCTGGAGGAGCAGGAGATCGGGCTGCTCGAGGTCTGGTGGGACAACCCGGCGACGATGGGCCTGCAGACGGCCTCCGTGCTCCCGCGACCCAGCGGGTCCCGGCGAGAGCTCTTCCGGAGCTGGCACAGCAACGAGGATGCCGCCGCGGTGGGTTTCGGGGTGGAGCGGGTCGATGACGGCGAGCTCATCGGCAGCGTGGTCCTCTACGGGGCGACGTACCTCACCCAGACCGCGACGTTCGCGATCATCCTCGCCCCCGAGGCCTCGGGGCGGGGGTACGGCACCGAGGCGACCCGGCTGATGGTCGACTACGGCTTCCGCTCGCTGCCGCTGCACCGCATCGAGCTGTCCGTGTGGGCCTACAACACCCGGGCGGTGTCGGCCTACGAGCGGGCCGGCTTCGTGCTCGAGGGCCGCCGGCGGCAGGTCGTCTTCGCCGACGGCGCATGGCACGACGAGCTGCTCATGGCCGTGCTGCGCGAGGACTGGCAGGCAGGCGGGTGA
- a CDS encoding FdrA family protein, with product MAEVTEVELVEGYVDSVTLMQVSSAVAATPGVLAAQVAMGTELNLEVLRGMGFELPERTGPADIVVALRAESAEALEAGRQAVRDELASLSRRTPDAGAGAGETAPRTLARAAERGAGLALVSVPGEHAAVQAWDALRAGMHVMVFSDNVAVEDEVALKDAAAEADLLVMGPDCGTAVVAGAALGFANAVRRGPVGVVAASGTGAQQVMCLLDAAGVGMSHCLGLGGRDLSAAVGGRSARQALAALDDDPGTSSIVVVSKPPAPEVRSALVEYAGTLGTPVHWATLSPDTPDLTASLEAALDGQGLPTPEWPSWVTPAESHAGPLRGLYCGGTLADEAMLLASPALGGIRSNIPLEDALAVGESLDHDGHLVLDFGEDDLTRGRAHPMIDPTLRLERIARELADDRPGVLLLDLVLGHGGHPDPAPALADAVRGAGCPVVVALVGTPADPQDLDRSARLLQEAGASVFLSNAQAVRHALSLLEEAR from the coding sequence ATGGCTGAGGTCACCGAGGTCGAGCTGGTCGAGGGATACGTCGACTCGGTCACGCTGATGCAGGTCTCCAGCGCCGTCGCGGCCACCCCGGGGGTGCTCGCGGCACAGGTCGCGATGGGCACCGAGCTCAACCTCGAGGTGCTGCGCGGGATGGGCTTCGAGCTCCCCGAGCGCACCGGCCCCGCCGACATCGTGGTCGCTCTGCGCGCCGAGTCCGCCGAGGCACTGGAGGCGGGGCGGCAGGCGGTCCGCGACGAGCTGGCCTCGCTGTCCCGCCGTACTCCCGACGCGGGGGCCGGCGCCGGCGAGACGGCGCCGCGCACGCTCGCCCGGGCGGCCGAGCGCGGAGCCGGGCTGGCGCTGGTCTCGGTGCCCGGCGAGCACGCGGCGGTGCAGGCGTGGGACGCGCTGCGCGCCGGGATGCACGTGATGGTCTTCTCCGACAACGTCGCGGTCGAGGACGAGGTGGCGCTGAAGGACGCGGCCGCGGAGGCGGACCTGCTGGTGATGGGGCCGGACTGCGGCACCGCGGTGGTGGCCGGCGCGGCGCTCGGCTTCGCCAACGCCGTACGGCGCGGCCCGGTGGGCGTGGTGGCCGCCTCGGGCACCGGCGCTCAGCAGGTGATGTGCCTGCTCGACGCCGCCGGTGTCGGGATGAGCCACTGCCTGGGCCTCGGCGGCCGGGACCTCTCGGCCGCCGTCGGCGGACGCTCGGCCCGCCAGGCGCTGGCCGCGCTCGACGACGACCCCGGGACCTCCTCGATCGTGGTGGTCTCCAAGCCGCCCGCGCCGGAGGTGCGCTCCGCGCTGGTGGAGTACGCCGGCACGCTGGGCACGCCGGTGCACTGGGCCACGCTCTCCCCGGACACCCCCGACCTGACCGCCTCGCTGGAGGCGGCGCTCGACGGCCAGGGGCTCCCGACGCCGGAGTGGCCTTCGTGGGTCACGCCGGCCGAGAGCCACGCGGGTCCGCTGCGGGGGCTCTACTGCGGCGGCACCCTGGCCGACGAGGCGATGCTGCTGGCCTCGCCGGCGCTGGGCGGGATCCGGTCGAACATCCCGCTGGAGGACGCGCTGGCGGTGGGGGAGTCGCTGGACCACGACGGGCACCTGGTGCTGGACTTCGGCGAGGACGACCTGACCCGCGGCCGAGCGCACCCGATGATCGACCCGACCCTGCGCCTGGAGCGGATCGCTCGCGAGCTGGCCGACGACCGGCCGGGGGTGCTGCTGCTCGACCTGGTCCTGGGCCACGGCGGCCACCCGGACCCGGCGCCCGCCCTGGCCGATGCCGTGCGCGGAGCCGGCTGCCCCGTCGTGGTGGCGCTGGTGGGAACGCCGGCCGACCCGCAGGACCTCGATCGGTCCGCCAGGCTGCTGCAGGAGGCCGGTGCCTCGGTGTTCCTGTCCAACGCGCAGGCGGTGCGGCACGCCCTGTCCCTGCTGGAGGAGGCCCGATGA
- a CDS encoding YlbE family protein produces MSLRHVLDTDPVVATAGAGHFADALRAQAVSVVETRWQPPLEGTADDLRVLARDPAVAEANRRAVEAMTSAGADLVDVRPASEALGLERGTLLHAGPPIEWERASGPMRGALIGAMLFEGWADSPEAAEAALAAGEVALQPCHHRDAVGPMAGVVSPSMWMYELHDATHDRRSWCSLNEGLGKVLRYGAYGPEVVERLHWMNSVLGPLLQTAVRSLEGVDVRAIISQMLQMGDEGHNRNRAGSLMLLRELLPAMIAADRPADEIAECVRFSGANEHFFLNLGMPACKLATMAAEGIAESTVVTTMARNGTDFGIRTAGTGERWFTGPANTPEGLFLGSYEPEDANPDIGDSAITETGGIGGFAMAAAPAIVRFVGGDVPFALETTRSMYDITVGEHPAYQIPIMEFRGTPVGIDVAAVARTGLLPQINTGMAGRVAGTGQVGAGLVKPPAECFTQALGALAARRR; encoded by the coding sequence ATGAGTCTGCGGCACGTGCTGGACACAGATCCCGTGGTGGCCACCGCCGGGGCCGGTCACTTCGCCGACGCCCTGCGGGCCCAGGCGGTCAGCGTGGTCGAGACCCGCTGGCAGCCACCGCTGGAGGGGACCGCGGACGACCTTCGGGTGCTCGCGCGCGACCCCGCGGTCGCCGAGGCGAACCGGCGGGCGGTGGAGGCGATGACCTCGGCGGGGGCCGACCTGGTCGACGTACGCCCCGCCTCCGAGGCACTCGGCCTGGAGCGCGGGACGCTGCTGCACGCGGGGCCGCCGATCGAGTGGGAGCGGGCGTCGGGACCGATGCGCGGCGCGCTGATCGGGGCCATGCTCTTCGAGGGCTGGGCGGACTCTCCGGAGGCAGCGGAGGCTGCCCTGGCGGCCGGCGAGGTCGCTCTCCAGCCGTGCCACCACAGGGACGCGGTCGGACCGATGGCCGGCGTGGTCTCCCCGTCGATGTGGATGTACGAGCTGCACGATGCGACGCACGACCGCCGTTCGTGGTGCTCGCTCAACGAGGGACTCGGGAAGGTGCTGCGGTACGGCGCCTACGGCCCCGAGGTGGTCGAGCGGCTGCACTGGATGAACTCCGTGCTCGGGCCGCTCCTGCAGACCGCGGTCCGCTCGCTGGAGGGGGTCGACGTCCGGGCGATCATCAGCCAGATGCTGCAGATGGGCGACGAGGGGCACAACCGCAACCGGGCGGGGTCGCTGATGCTGCTGCGCGAGCTGCTGCCCGCGATGATCGCAGCGGACCGGCCGGCCGACGAGATCGCCGAGTGCGTGCGCTTCAGCGGGGCCAACGAGCACTTCTTCCTCAACCTGGGGATGCCGGCCTGCAAGCTGGCGACGATGGCTGCCGAGGGCATCGCGGAGTCGACCGTGGTGACCACGATGGCTCGCAACGGCACCGACTTCGGCATCCGCACCGCCGGCACCGGCGAGCGGTGGTTCACCGGCCCGGCGAACACGCCGGAGGGCCTGTTCCTCGGCTCCTACGAACCCGAGGACGCCAACCCTGACATCGGCGACTCCGCGATCACCGAGACCGGGGGGATCGGCGGCTTCGCGATGGCCGCCGCCCCCGCGATCGTCCGCTTCGTCGGCGGCGACGTGCCGTTCGCGCTGGAGACGACCCGGTCGATGTACGACATCACCGTGGGCGAGCACCCGGCGTACCAGATCCCGATCATGGAGTTCCGGGGCACGCCGGTCGGCATCGACGTCGCCGCCGTCGCGCGCACCGGCCTGCTGCCGCAGATCAACACCGGCATGGCCGGCCGGGTCGCCGGCACCGGCCAGGTCGGCGCCGGCCTGGTCAAGCCGCCCGCCGAGTGCTTCACCCAGGCGCTCGGCGCCCTCGCGGCCCGGCGCCGCTAG
- a CDS encoding oxamate carbamoyltransferase subunit AllH family protein, with protein MLPAAASPLAPWPGSGTARVRGVLPAVLYLEHPGGVAALETARGAGLPIAWRLGVPAVDWGVAVGDVVSFHADGLDLPAGPVRRVRAWRPARVRRRPRETRGLARSVARVAERVGEGPGLTPEADDELCGLLLMAYAAGLDVDVPAGRTTALSAALLRAAASGYAVAAAVRVADALAAGRPASSRDVAEVDGLGATSGRALLRGLRAGTEELVHG; from the coding sequence ATGCTTCCGGCCGCAGCCTCGCCGCTCGCGCCGTGGCCCGGCTCGGGTACGGCGCGGGTCAGGGGAGTGCTGCCCGCGGTGCTCTACCTCGAGCATCCCGGCGGGGTGGCGGCCCTGGAGACCGCCCGCGGCGCCGGGCTGCCGATCGCCTGGCGGCTCGGGGTGCCCGCCGTCGACTGGGGCGTCGCCGTCGGGGACGTCGTCTCGTTCCATGCCGACGGGCTCGACCTCCCCGCCGGGCCGGTGCGCCGGGTGCGCGCGTGGCGCCCGGCGCGGGTGCGGCGGCGGCCCCGCGAGACTCGGGGGTTGGCCCGCTCGGTCGCCCGGGTTGCCGAGCGGGTCGGGGAGGGGCCCGGGCTCACGCCCGAGGCCGACGACGAGCTCTGCGGGCTGTTGCTGATGGCCTACGCGGCCGGACTGGACGTGGACGTTCCGGCCGGTCGCACCACCGCTCTCTCGGCGGCGTTGCTGCGGGCTGCCGCCTCCGGCTACGCCGTCGCCGCGGCGGTGCGGGTCGCGGACGCGCTCGCGGCCGGGCGCCCCGCCTCGTCGCGGGACGTGGCGGAGGTGGACGGTCTGGGCGCCACGTCGGGGCGGGCGCTGCTGCGAGGGCTGCGGGCCGGGACGGAGGAGCTGGTGCATGGCTGA